CCGCCCGGTAGGCATCCTGAAGCACCCCCTCAATCTCCGTGAGGATGATCTTGATGACCGGGATGGGCTTCCCCGCCTGAAATTGGCTGACCGCCTCCTTGAGCAGGTCCGCCTTGGCCTGGAAGTGCGGCTTCTCCAGCCAGCGCTGCAGCATGTGGTCTACGCGGTCGCCACTGAAGGCCTTCACCATCCCCGCTTCCGTCGCTGTCAGGTCGACTTGTGCCTCCACCAAGGCGGCCAACTCCTTGAACTCCCTGTGGATGATTTCCACGAAGGGGAACCACCCGGCCCCAACCAGTGCATTGAAAACGGTCGAATTCGTGACCGCCCCGTACTGCGCTCGGTACCTCAGCACTCGGTGAAGTCGCCCCAACGCCTTGACGAAGGCCTCACGGTCCAGGTTTCCCGAAGCGTTGAAGTCGAAGGCTAAGCCGAAGCCCCACCCCTCCCGGAACAGGCACAGCACCTTGTCGGCCGGACCAATTTCGACCATCGGGAAGTCCATGCCGGTGACATCCGAAATGTCATGCTCAAACACCACCGTGGCCATCTCAACGGGGCGTTTGACGGTGCAGCGCAAGGTGACGGCGGCTGCATCGAACCAGAACTCTGCGCGCTCGCCTGGCTTGAAGACCAATAGCGCCACGTCCGTGTGGCGCAAGCTGAGGCCAGACCCGGCATTCAGCAGGATTTGACGGACCGCGGGCTCAAGCCCTTCAACGAAGCGATGGAAGAGCGGCTCGTCCGAGGTGAGCGCGCCGGCCGTCATCACCCGTCCCGGTGTCCCAGGACCGACGGTCTCGATCACGAATCCGTCCATGGACTGGACGTTATCCAGCCGCAACGGCTCCTTCAGGTTTCGTACCTCCCCCAGCCTGCCAGCGGCTGCTTGCTCTGCTGGCCTCCCCGCCCTCTCATCCATGCACGTTCCTTCTTATACGGAATCGCTCCGAAAGTAGCCCGGTCTGGTTCGATCTGAGCTGACGAACCTTCACCATCTTCTCCGACCGGAACACAACCAGCGCCTTTGTCCCCCAAAAGGAGGGGCACCGAACTTAAAGGTCTTGAACTTCTAGTTACTGCCCAAAAGTTCACAGATCGGGTGCGGAAGGGCGTCAGGAGGAGTTGGGCCGGTTGTCGTCCGCGAAACATGAGTACAGATCGCCGTAGGGCGGCAAGGGAAGATCATGACCAAGCGGACTTGGAGCGAAAGCTCGGCGAAGGCGCGTATCGCGACGCGCCTGAGCGAGGTGAAGACTGTCGAAATCAAGGAATACAAGCGCGACACCGACTTGACCGGGATCAAGACCGGCGTTGCCTACCGTGTCGATGGGGTCCACCTCTACCTGGACATCATCAACATCAAGGAACTCCTGGAGACCACCGCCTACGACGGCGAGACCGCCCAGAAGCGAGCCTTCCGGTTCCTCAACAATCACTACCGGGCTGTCCGGAACATCCTCCAGGACGTGGACGCGATCCAGGTTGACTTCCACAACCAGCGACTGCACGCTGTCTTTGCCAAACCCTACGGGGATGAAGCGGCCCGCGTCCACAAGGCTGTCGCGACGGCTCAGCTCATCCGCGACGTCCTGGCCAAGATCGGCGAGAACGAGGATGACCCCCTCCCCGCGGCGAAAACGCGTGTGGGCATCGACACCGGCAAGGCGTTGGCGGTCAATAACGGGCGTCGGTCCAATCGTGAGCCCTTGTTCTTGGGGAACCCGGCGAATGAAGCCGCGAAGCGTGCGGGGCACGACCTGACCGTCGAAGGCATCTTCATCACCAACGCCGCGCGCGCTGCGGTTGGCTGGGATCAGGTCTTGCAGGACCGGACAACCGAGCTGACGGAAGCGCAGGTCGAGAAGTCCCAGGAGAAAGCGGCGTTGACTCCCACCGTCGACAGCGTCGTGAAGCAGTGGGAGGAGGACCTTGAGCAGCACCCCATCGGGAAGTTCGAGTTCTCCCGGCACACGCCGCCCTACAAGACGCTCGACCTCGAGACCTTGAATCCCGCCGACTCGCGTCGGCAGGAGGCTGTCTCGATCTACGCGGACATCGACAACTTCACCCGCTACGTCGCCGAACGCATCGACGACGATGATGACGCCATCGACGTGGTCAAGACGCTGCACGTTCTGCGCAGTGAGCTCGATGCTGTGCTGCACGACGACTTCGCTGGGAAGAAGGTCCGGTTCATCGGCGATTGCATCCACGGCATCCTCGTGGAAGGCACGGCCCCGACAACCGACGAGGCGGAGACCGCGAAGAACGCGATGCTCTGCGCAGCCGCGATGCGCAGCAGTTTCGCCGTGGCGCTCGGAGAGTTGCAGGCCGAAGGGATCGACACCGGCGACCTGGGGCTGGGCATCGGCCTGGAGCATGGCTTCACGGCCGTGACCAGGCTGGGCATCAAGGGCGAGAAGATTCGTTGCTGCTTGAGC
This genomic stretch from Mitsuaria sp. 7 harbors:
- a CDS encoding adenylate/guanylate cyclase domain-containing protein, encoding MTKRTWSESSAKARIATRLSEVKTVEIKEYKRDTDLTGIKTGVAYRVDGVHLYLDIINIKELLETTAYDGETAQKRAFRFLNNHYRAVRNILQDVDAIQVDFHNQRLHAVFAKPYGDEAARVHKAVATAQLIRDVLAKIGENEDDPLPAAKTRVGIDTGKALAVNNGRRSNREPLFLGNPANEAAKRAGHDLTVEGIFITNAARAAVGWDQVLQDRTTELTEAQVEKSQEKAALTPTVDSVVKQWEEDLEQHPIGKFEFSRHTPPYKTLDLETLNPADSRRQEAVSIYADIDNFTRYVAERIDDDDDAIDVVKTLHVLRSELDAVLHDDFAGKKVRFIGDCIHGILVEGTAPTTDEAETAKNAMLCAAAMRSSFAVALGELQAEGIDTGDLGLGIGLEHGFTAVTRLGIKGEKIRCCLSRSVLRSEDEQRRCNGRETAIGANADRHAPQQFRSLFGTGRKRADFDYAAAEEALNPKEETKKSSSSSSLLKPAVAAGAGFNFKAEAAPSRNLTGFS